One window from the genome of Oryzomonas sagensis encodes:
- a CDS encoding GTP-binding protein: protein MAKAKFERNKPHVNIGTIGHVDHGKTTLTAAITKVLA from the coding sequence ATGGCGAAGGCTAAATTCGAGCGTAACAAACCGCATGTAAACATCGGCACGATAGGTCACGTTGACCACGGCAAGACCACGTTGACCGCCGCCATCACGAAGGTATTGGCCG